One Methanocaldococcus villosus KIN24-T80 genomic window carries:
- the rpsG gene encoding 30S ribosomal protein S7 → MELDEIKIFGKWSTKDVVVRDPGLRNYINLTPIYVPHTAGRFTKRQFEKHKMNIVERLVNKVMRREENTGKKLKALKIVEEAFEIIEKRTKQNPIQVLVDAIENAGPREDTTRIQYGGIIYLQSVDCSSSRRVDVALRNIALGAYMKAHKSKTPIEVALAEEIIAAAKGDIQKSYAVRKKEETERVAQSAR, encoded by the coding sequence ATGGAATTGGATGAAATTAAGATATTTGGAAAGTGGAGTACAAAAGATGTTGTTGTTAGGGATCCAGGTTTAAGGAATTATATTAATTTAACACCTATTTATGTTCCACATACTGCAGGAAGATTCACAAAGAGACAGTTTGAAAAGCATAAAATGAATATTGTTGAGAGATTAGTTAATAAAGTTATGAGAAGAGAGGAAAATACAGGAAAAAAATTAAAGGCTTTAAAAATTGTTGAGGAAGCATTTGAAATTATTGAAAAGAGGACAAAACAAAATCCAATCCAAGTTTTAGTAGATGCTATTGAAAATGCTGGTCCAAGAGAAGATACAACAAGGATTCAGTATGGGGGAATTATATATTTACAATCTGTAGATTGTTCCTCCTCCAGGAGAGTTGATGTAGCATTAAGAAACATAGCCTTAGGAGCTTATATGAAAGCCCATAAGAGTAAAACACCTATTGAAGTAGCTTTAGCTGAAGAAATAATAGCAGCTGCTAAAGGAGATATACAAAAGAGCTATGCTGTTAGAAAGAAAGAAGAAACAGAAAGAGTTGCTCAATCTGCAAGATAA
- a CDS encoding elongation factor EF-2, giving the protein MGKRAKMIAKIKELMEKYDRIRNIGICAHIDHGKTTLSDNLLAGAGMISKELAGEQLALDFDEEEAKRGITIFAANVSMVHNYEGKDYLINLIDTPGHVDFGGDVTRAMRAIDGAIVVVCAVEGVMPQTETVLRQALRERVKPVLFINKVDRLINELKLTPEELQARFIKIITDVNNLIKKMAPEEFKDKWLVKVEDGSVAFGSAYHKWAISVPFMKKSGITFKDIIEYCNQDRQRELAEKAPLHEVVLDMVIKHLPSPSEAQKYRIPHLWKGDINSDVGKAMLNCDPNGPLAGVVTKIIMDKHAGAVSVCRLFSGRIKQGMEVYMVNAQQKAKVQQVAVFMGPERIPVDSIAAGNICAIVGLKEASAGETICSPDKIIEPFEAIKHISEPVITVAIEAKNTKDLPKLIEVLRQIAREDPTVRVEINEETGEHLLSGMGELHIEIITKLKIERDAGIPVEVGQPIVVYRETVTKPSPIIESKSPNKHNKIYLMVEPLEEGVLQAYKEGRLSNIDFKKKPDDKTVEELIKAGMDPEEARRVISIYEGNVLVNMTRGIVHFDEVRELLIQGFKEAMNNGPLAAEKCQGVKVKIMDLVLHEDAIHRGPAQMIPAMRFGIREAMMQAEPVLLEPMQMVYISTPQDYMGAAMREISNRRGQILDMEQEGDMAIIKAKCPVAEMFGFAGAIRGATQGRCLWSLEFAGYERVPREMQDQLIRQIRERKGLKVE; this is encoded by the coding sequence ATGGGAAAAAGAGCAAAAATGATTGCTAAGATTAAAGAATTAATGGAAAAGTACGACAGAATAAGAAATATTGGAATATGTGCTCATATTGATCATGGGAAGACTACATTATCAGACAACCTCTTAGCAGGAGCAGGAATGATTTCAAAAGAGTTAGCAGGAGAGCAATTAGCATTAGACTTTGATGAAGAAGAGGCTAAAAGAGGAATAACAATATTTGCTGCTAACGTTTCAATGGTTCATAACTATGAAGGAAAAGATTACTTAATTAACTTAATTGATACTCCAGGACACGTTGATTTTGGTGGGGATGTTACAAGAGCAATGAGAGCTATTGATGGGGCAATAGTGGTTGTCTGTGCAGTTGAAGGAGTTATGCCACAAACAGAAACTGTTTTAAGACAGGCATTAAGAGAGAGAGTTAAACCTGTATTATTCATTAATAAAGTAGACAGACTTATAAATGAGTTAAAATTAACTCCTGAAGAGTTACAAGCAAGGTTTATAAAAATAATTACAGATGTTAATAACTTAATAAAGAAAATGGCTCCTGAAGAATTTAAAGACAAGTGGTTGGTTAAAGTTGAAGATGGAAGTGTTGCATTTGGTTCAGCCTATCACAAGTGGGCTATATCTGTCCCATTTATGAAGAAAAGTGGAATAACATTCAAAGATATTATTGAATATTGTAATCAAGATAGACAAAGAGAATTAGCTGAAAAGGCTCCATTACATGAAGTTGTTTTAGATATGGTAATTAAACATCTCCCTAGCCCATCAGAAGCTCAGAAATACAGAATACCTCACCTATGGAAAGGAGATATTAATTCAGATGTAGGAAAGGCTATGCTAAACTGTGACCCTAATGGACCTTTAGCTGGAGTTGTAACAAAAATTATTATGGATAAACACGCAGGAGCTGTTTCAGTTTGTAGATTATTCAGTGGTAGAATTAAACAAGGTATGGAAGTTTATATGGTTAATGCTCAGCAAAAAGCAAAGGTTCAGCAAGTAGCTGTCTTTATGGGTCCAGAGAGAATTCCTGTTGATAGTATAGCTGCAGGAAATATTTGTGCAATAGTTGGATTGAAAGAAGCTTCTGCTGGAGAGACTATCTGCTCTCCAGATAAGATAATAGAGCCATTTGAAGCTATTAAACACATAAGCGAGCCTGTTATTACAGTTGCTATTGAAGCTAAGAATACAAAAGATCTACCAAAATTAATAGAAGTTTTAAGACAAATAGCAAGAGAAGATCCAACAGTAAGAGTTGAAATTAATGAAGAGACTGGAGAACACTTGTTAAGTGGGATGGGAGAGCTACATATTGAAATTATAACAAAACTAAAAATAGAGAGAGATGCAGGAATTCCTGTTGAAGTAGGGCAACCAATAGTTGTTTATAGAGAAACTGTAACAAAACCATCTCCAATAATTGAGAGTAAATCTCCAAACAAACACAATAAGATTTACTTAATGGTTGAACCATTAGAAGAGGGAGTTTTACAAGCATATAAAGAAGGTAGATTAAGCAATATTGATTTTAAGAAAAAACCTGATGATAAAACAGTTGAGGAGCTAATAAAGGCTGGAATGGATCCAGAAGAGGCTAGAAGGGTTATATCTATATATGAAGGAAATGTTTTAGTTAATATGACAAGGGGTATTGTGCACTTTGATGAGGTTAGAGAGCTTTTAATTCAAGGGTTTAAAGAAGCTATGAATAATGGACCTTTAGCTGCTGAGAAATGTCAAGGAGTTAAAGTTAAGATTATGGATCTAGTATTACACGAGGATGCTATACACAGAGGTCCTGCTCAAATGATTCCTGCAATGAGGTTTGGAATTAGAGAGGCAATGATGCAGGCAGAACCTGTATTATTAGAACCAATGCAAATGGTTTATATAAGCACTCCTCAAGATTACATGGGAGCAGCAATGAGAGAGATAAGCAACAGAAGAGGACAAATATTAGATATGGAACAAGAAGGAGACATGGCAATTATAAAAGCAAAATGTCCTGTTGCAGAAATGTTTGGATTTGCTGGTGCTATTAGAGGAGCTACTCAAGGTAGATGTTTATGGAGTTTAGAGTTTGCAGGATATGAGAGAGTTCCAAGAGA